Part of the Vanacampus margaritifer isolate UIUO_Vmar chromosome 12, RoL_Vmar_1.0, whole genome shotgun sequence genome, ttaaaCGACATTAGATTGTCTTTGTTTTGATTAGTGTGTATTGAGGGTCTTTGCACGTTACATTTAGACATTAAAATGCACACACTGTCATGCAGGCATTCACTTTCAAAATTTCACATGGTCAAATTGGTTCTAAATGGCACTAATGACAGTTTTTTCTGCTAAGTGTCTTTTGTTTCCTTGTCAGCTGACTGCATGGCTATTGGTCAGCGTGTGCTGTTTCCTGTTTGACTGATTTCCTAGATAAGAAGTGCTGACTATGTAGTTATCCCTCACAAATGGGGTATGCTAGTATAGTTTATAGTTTTAAGCAATTGCGCCTGCTGTTGAAATGATGTCCACTAAAAAAGTAGTATGGCTCATTTAATACTAAGAAGCTGCTGTTTTAATACATGTGTATGCCACTTTTGTGTATATTTTCACAGCTGCGTGCACAGAACCAGGTGCTGAAGAAGGCAGTTGTTGATGAGCAGGCCAACTCGACTTCCCTCAAAGTAAAGTGATTTTTACTAGACCAGTAACAGCGCCTTACTGTGCATCTCTGGGTTTATTTTGTGCATGCTCAAATATTTACACaaaagcccctttcacacagagGTACAGTAAAGAATAAACAGCGGGGACAAAGACGAGCAGAGATGTGTGACACTCAGGACTTCTCCTGCCTTGTTGCAGTGGAAGCAATTATCACTGTCACGAGTCTTGTTACACCACATGCTGATGTAATGTTGTCACACATCTAATAAGACCCTTATTAGTAATTTGGTGTTATCTCTGTgtaaaagaggctaattatttaatTCTAATGATTCGTCCTAATGTTTACAGAACCATCTCTTTTCATTTCTGGGTTCTTTGTCTTCAGGAGCAACTGAAACAGAGGGATCAGAGCCTGAGGAAGCAGGAGCAGGAAATGGACAGCCTCAGCTTTCGGAACCAGCAGCTGGCAAAGAGGGTGGAGCTTCTTCAAGAGGAGCTGGCTGCTAGTGAATCTAAGGGCAAAAGGGGGAAGGTGATCATGGTGGTGGAACTTTACACAAGCCTAAATACCACAGAAATAGAATGAAGGATTAGAATACTGGTGATATACTGTAACAATCTTGTCCCAGGCCAGATGGACAATAAAAGGCTTTAGTTAATTTACCTGCATCTTTTTAGGATGTGTACATGTAACTGGAGAAAATTGACATAAGTACGGGGAGAACAGAGCCTGAGCCATTATTCACTCCCCCAGTCTCAGAACTGTTAGGCAGACGCGCTAACTGCTAGGCCATCATGTTGCCGTGTGCTAGTAAACCTATAATATAATGATGTCCATATTTTTGTGATAAGTAGCTTGAGTGTGAATGTTATCTCAGCAAACACTCAACAAACTGCACATGCATTTTGGATGATAATAATTAAATGCTCTTGTTTTTCCACCTTCAGAATAAAGGAGATTCTCCTTCACACCATGGTGTACggacacaaaatgtttttgatgaGGACCTGCAGAAAAAGATTGAAGAAAACGAGAGGCTTCACATTCAAGTAATACACAATtaatagtgtgtttttttttgatcaGTGTTGCTGAGGAgtctgtatttaattttttttgtctccggtgttttctttagttttACGAGGCAGATGAGCAGCACAAGAGGCAAGAGGCTGAGATGAAGGCACGCCTAGAGAAGTTGGAGCGGGACTCTCAACACCACCAGACCGCCGTGGATGGACTCACTATGAAGTACACAGAAAGCATCGAGAGGCTGCAGAGTGACAAGGCGCGGTTGGAGGTGAGAATGAGCGAGAACAAAAAACCAAGAGGATGATTTATCACACTGAATGTAAGATGACTTGATCGTATTTGTGTGCCTTTTGTAGGTTAAAACACAGACTCTGGAGAGGGAGGGTAAAGATTGCCGATTGAGAACAGAGGAGTGGTAGGTTAACTTgttttttgaaagttcaaggatTTACGGGTTTGTCTTGATTGACAAATTTTTCTGTTGCACTTTTTTCGCGTACAGTCAGCAGCAGTTAAGACGATGCCAGGCAGAACTCAACAGGCAACTGAAACAAAGCAGCAGTGTCATTCAGGAGAAAGTGCCCTTTAACGACACCAGTGAGTGTTTTGCACTCAAAAATGAAAGTAAACCACAAGATATTTTTGATCATGATTGGAGTAGAAATACAGTTTTCTTCCAGTATATACAAGGGCTTTTCAATTTACAACGTAACGCGAATTTGTAAGTCAGTGTGTGCTAAAGTTGATTAGTACCTTACACTTATGGTCAAgttaagtcataattacagtaaatacttgtataaaaatacttaaaggccataaatggaaaacaatattgtttatttattgtgtattctTTTTATGCGGCTGCGCTAGTTTATCGTGCACCATAACCTTGTCATAATACGGTGCCATTGTAAACACAGAATCTTATGTAGTTGATCCTAATCCCCTCAGAATTTAGAATGATTGCTTGGGAATATTTTTCTCATTGAATCATCTACCTTCTCCCTCCAACCTTCCAGAATCTAGTGACTACAACAGTCTAAATGTGCCGGCACACAATAGAAGACATCAGGTGGGTGTTTAGGGCACAGCCTCATCTGTAATGTAGCATTTATTCTGTTTTGATTTGCATGCTGTAGTTTTAATTCactttgaataatattttttttctaaaatcagATAAAAGCCAGGGATGTGGCAGGTCAGGCCTTGAGCTTCATTCAGGACCTGGTGGCTGGTCTGCTGAACTTCCATTCGTACACTGAGCAGAGAGTCCACATCTATCCACTGGACTCTTCTATTGAGTCAATTTCTTCTTTGAATCAGAAGGTCAGTAGAATAGCAAGCACACGCAAATACAATGCATCTCATGTGAATTTGAATATGGACAGGTACTTAAACTTCCTCTCCTTCCAGTTCTCTCAGTATCTGCATGAGAATGCGGTGTATGTGCGCCCCCTGGAGGACAGTTTTCTGCAGTTACACCAAAGTATCACGGAGGACACGGTTACAGTGCTTGTGAGAGGTTCTTCGACATGTGTCCTCTTGTCTTTGCCTCCaaccaaaaatctattttatctTGTTGAATTGCAGGAGACTGTGGACAAGCTGAAGAACTTCAGTGACATTTTCTCAACATACACCCATTTCCTGCAAAAGCTGCTCCCTTATCAACTAAAAAGGTCAGCGGTGTTCTTGCATGTGTGAGATAAGGGCAGAGATTGGAGGAGGAATGTTTTTTAACTGTCTTCTCCTCCCAGCCTAGAGGAGGAGTGCCAGACACCACTTTGCACTGCTTCCCTTACAGTAAAGAACCAGGAACTGCAGAATGATATGAAGAGAGTGACTATGGTGTTTGGCAAACTACAGAACTACATTACCCTGTTGACCTTGCCCAGTAGGTTAACATGAATTGTTCAAACCTGTGCTAGTGGCCTTACACATAATGTGCGCCTTGTGTCTTTAGGTGTTCGTCAGGATGGTATGCCGCAAACTAGCACCACTGCCGTCTTCACCCACCTGGCGGCATGCTTGCACAGTCTTCATGATGTTATTAAAGGTAAAGAAGCAGTTTCACCTTCATGACTGTGGATATAATTTGGGTGTGGGATAGACACTAATGCTCATTTGTGCATCTGCAAAATTCCACTCATACACAAAAGCATGAAGTTGGCATTTGTAGTGATGGTTTTAATTCAGCTAATTCGCAAGCGGTTCATTTGTGATGTGCGTCAatgaagtgatgtcatctttagcaGACATCTCCATGAAATAAAGACCATGAGTAGCGATTGTCTCAATTTCCCCAAAGGAAttagtttttgtaatgtgaacaactaccgtatataaaaa contains:
- the ppp1r21 gene encoding protein phosphatase 1 regulatory subunit 21 isoform X2, which codes for MANVTDLQTKYSRLAQEYSKLRAQNQVLKKAVVDEQANSTSLKEQLKQRDQSLRKQEQEMDSLSFRNQQLAKRVELLQEELAASESKGKRGKNKGDSPSHHGVRTQNVFDEDLQKKIEENERLHIQFYEADEQHKRQEAEMKARLEKLERDSQHHQTAVDGLTMKYTESIERLQSDKARLEVKTQTLEREGKDCRLRTEECQQQLRRCQAELNRQLKQSSSVIQEKVPFNDTKSSDYNSLNVPAHNRRHQIKARDVAGQALSFIQDLVAGLLNFHSYTEQRVHIYPLDSSIESISSLNQKFSQYLHENAVYVRPLEDSFLQLHQSITEDTVTVLVRGSSTCVLLSLPPTKNLFYLVELQETVDKLKNFSDIFSTYTHFLQKLLPYQLKSLEEECQTPLCTASLTVKNQELQNDMKRVTMVFGKLQNYITLLTLPSVRQDGMPQTSTTAVFTHLAACLHSLHDVIKEMSKHYNQKASLEQELPTATQKLFTTTECLLGSLGSLTNSTGKLSTFFSNNLDFFTSSGYSPRGNTTALNPLQAEIMLSNKKKAAAYMHALKKPRPQSVPYREALSNRRILTSSTESREGLTQQVQQSQEKIARLEQEKEHWLLEAQLGKVRLEKENQRISDLEAQLAIALGAGQNSQTTAVSSLTQNHEEVETPLKTAAKETMCTSLVGMLCTVPIAEHVGDEESREQLIKTHYMTRVGELTTQLQVSDSKAVHFHSECRALAKRLAIAEKSRETVVEEIKRANQNITHLQDELNTTKRSYEDQLSMMSDHLCSMNETLSKQREEIDTLKLGSKANAKKNKGR
- the ppp1r21 gene encoding protein phosphatase 1 regulatory subunit 21 isoform X1; this translates as MANVTDLQTKYSRLAQEYSKLRAQNQVLKKAVVDEQANSTSLKEQLKQRDQSLRKQEQEMDSLSFRNQQLAKRVELLQEELAASESKGKRGKNKGDSPSHHGVRTQNVFDEDLQKKIEENERLHIQFYEADEQHKRQEAEMKARLEKLERDSQHHQTAVDGLTMKYTESIERLQSDKARLEVKTQTLEREGKDCRLRTEECQQQLRRCQAELNRQLKQSSSVIQEKVPFNDTKSSDYNSLNVPAHNRRHQIKARDVAGQALSFIQDLVAGLLNFHSYTEQRVHIYPLDSSIESISSLNQKFSQYLHENAVYVRPLEDSFLQLHQSITEDTVTVLVRGSSTCVLLSLPPTKNLFYLVELQETVDKLKNFSDIFSTYTHFLQKLLPYQLKSLEEECQTPLCTASLTVKNQELQNDMKRVTMVFGKLQNYITLLTLPSVRQDGMPQTSTTAVFTHLAACLHSLHDVIKEMSKHYNQKASLEQELPTATQKLFTTTECLLGSLGSLTNSTGKLSTFFSNNLDFFTSSGYSPRGNTTALNPLQAEIMLSNKKKAAAYMHALKKPRPQSVPYREALSNRRILTSSTESREGLTQQVQQSQEKIARLEQEKEHWLLEAQLGKVRLEKENQRISDLEAQLAIALGAGQNSQTTAVSSLTQNHEEVETPLKTAAKETMCTSLVGMLCTVPIAEHDVACVLQVGDEESREQLIKTHYMTRVGELTTQLQVSDSKAVHFHSECRALAKRLAIAEKSRETVVEEIKRANQNITHLQDELNTTKRSYEDQLSMMSDHLCSMNETLSKQREEIDTLKLGSKANAKKNKGR
- the ppp1r21 gene encoding protein phosphatase 1 regulatory subunit 21 isoform X5, translating into MANVTDLQTKYSRLAQEYSKLRAQNQVLKKAVVDEQANSTSLKEQLKQRDQSLRKQEQEMDSLSFRNQQLAKRVELLQEELAASESKGKRGKNKGDSPSHHGVRTQNVFDEDLQKKIEENERLHIQFYEADEQHKRQEAEMKARLEKLERDSQHHQTAVDGLTMKYTESIERLQSDKARLEVKTQTLEREGKDCRLRTEECQQQLRRCQAELNRQLKQSSSVIQEKVPFNDTKSSDYNSLNVPAHNRRHQIKARDVAGQALSFIQDLVAGLLNFHSYTEQRVHIYPLDSSIESISSLNQKFSQYLHENAVYVRPLEDSFLQLHQSITEDTVTVLETVDKLKNFSDIFSTYTHFLQKLLPYQLKSLEEECQTPLCTASLTVKNQELQNDMKRVTMVFGKLQNYITLLTLPSVRQDGMPQTSTTAVFTHLAACLHSLHDVIKEMSKHYNQKASLEQELPTATQKLFTTTECLLGSLGSLTNSTGKLSTFFSNNLDFFTSSGYSPRGNTTALNPLQAEIMLSNKKKAAAYMHALKKPRPQSVPYREALSNRRILTSSTESREGLTQQVQQSQEKIARLEQEKEHWLLEAQLGKVRLEKENQRISDLEAQLAIALGAGQNSQTTAVSSLTQNHEEVETPLKTAAKETMCTSLVGMLCTVPIAEHVGDEESREQLIKTHYMTRVGELTTQLQVSDSKAVHFHSECRALAKRLAIAEKSRETVVEEIKRANQNITHLQDELNTTKRSYEDQLSMMSDHLCSMNETLSKQREEIDTLKLGSKANAKKNKGR
- the ppp1r21 gene encoding protein phosphatase 1 regulatory subunit 21 isoform X3, producing MANVTDLQTKYSRLAQEYSKLRAQNQVLKKAVVDEQANSTSLKEQLKQRDQSLRKQEQEMDSLSFRNQQLAKRVELLQEELAASESKGKRGKNKGDSPSHHGVRTQNVFDEDLQKKIEENERLHIQFYEADEQHKRQEAEMKARLEKLERDSQHHQTAVDGLTMKYTESIERLQSDKARLEVKTQTLEREGKDCRLRTEECQQQLRRCQAELNRQLKQSSSVIQEKVPFNDTKSSDYNSLNVPAHNRRHQIKARDVAGQALSFIQDLVAGLLNFHSYTEQRVHIYPLDSSIESISSLNQKFSQYLHENAVYVRPLEDSFLQLHQSITEDTVTVLETVDKLKNFSDIFSTYTHFLQKLLPYQLKSLEEECQTPLCTASLTVKNQELQNDMKRVTMVFGKLQNYITLLTLPSVRQDGMPQTSTTAVFTHLAACLHSLHDVIKEMSKHYNQKASLEQELPTATQKLFTTTECLLGSLGSLTNSTGKLSTFFSNNLDFFTSSGYSPRGNTTALNPLQAEIMLSNKKKAAAYMHALKKPRPQSVPYREALSNRRILTSSTESREGLTQQVQQSQEKIARLEQEKEHWLLEAQLGKVRLEKENQRISDLEAQLAIALGAGQNSQTTAVSSLTQNHEEVETPLKTAAKETMCTSLVGMLCTVPIAEHDVACVLQVGDEESREQLIKTHYMTRVGELTTQLQVSDSKAVHFHSECRALAKRLAIAEKSRETVVEEIKRANQNITHLQDELNTTKRSYEDQLSMMSDHLCSMNETLSKQREEIDTLKLGSKANAKKNKGR
- the ppp1r21 gene encoding protein phosphatase 1 regulatory subunit 21 isoform X4 encodes the protein MANVTDLQTKYSRLAQEYSKLRAQNQVLKKAVVDEQANSTSLKEQLKQRDQSLRKQEQEMDSLSFRNQQLAKRVELLQEELAASESKGKRGKNKGDSPSHHGVRTQNVFDEDLQKKIEENERLHIQFYEADEQHKRQEAEMKARLEKLERDSQHHQTAVDGLTMKYTESIERLQSDKARLEVKTQTLEREGKDCRLRTEECQQQLRRCQAELNRQLKQSSSVIQEKVPFNDTKSSDYNSLNVPAHNRRHQIKARDVAGQALSFIQDLVAGLLNFHSYTEQRVHIYPLDSSIESISSLNQKFSQYLHENAVYVRPLEDSFLQLHQSITEDTVTETVDKLKNFSDIFSTYTHFLQKLLPYQLKSLEEECQTPLCTASLTVKNQELQNDMKRVTMVFGKLQNYITLLTLPSVRQDGMPQTSTTAVFTHLAACLHSLHDVIKEMSKHYNQKASLEQELPTATQKLFTTTECLLGSLGSLTNSTGKLSTFFSNNLDFFTSSGYSPRGNTTALNPLQAEIMLSNKKKAAAYMHALKKPRPQSVPYREALSNRRILTSSTESREGLTQQVQQSQEKIARLEQEKEHWLLEAQLGKVRLEKENQRISDLEAQLAIALGAGQNSQTTAVSSLTQNHEEVETPLKTAAKETMCTSLVGMLCTVPIAEHDVACVLQVGDEESREQLIKTHYMTRVGELTTQLQVSDSKAVHFHSECRALAKRLAIAEKSRETVVEEIKRANQNITHLQDELNTTKRSYEDQLSMMSDHLCSMNETLSKQREEIDTLKLGSKANAKKNKGR